In the genome of Planctomycetota bacterium, one region contains:
- the lysS gene encoding lysine--tRNA ligase, protein MSDAPENPAHEHPANTVEADRRAKLARLRDEFHIDPYGHRIDGLITLAAARDRYDAQADEAHKADAASDQRPVVKIAGRVMLRREMGNLIFMTLRDATADVQVAISKKSVAPDAFKLAKLTDLSDQIVVAGPLAKTKTGEITVWASGDDGFVIAAKSLAPPPEKWHGLTDPEQRYRKRYVDLYVNPDVMATMQKRIAIIEEMRQFLRSRGFLEVETPMMQPLAGGAAARPFVTHHNALDIPLYLRIAPELYLKRLLVGGFPKVFEINRNFRNEGISPRHNPEFTMLEAYEAFGSWETMADLVEEMVTTVAQKVLGTLIIEHKDADGNVAKTINLTRPWRRVRMVDLVEERTGWKFDKQALSAEQIDQLRASNPGKDLKLDGTPAEQLVEVYEKVIEHTLIDPCFVTHVPSVVIPLAKENRDDPFFADVYELAINGQEISPGYSELNDPDVQERHFRHQVGDKDEQQKVDEDFLEALRVGMPPAGGMGLGIDRLVMMLTGAASIRDVILFPLMRPQG, encoded by the coding sequence ATGTCTGACGCCCCTGAAAACCCGGCCCATGAGCATCCCGCCAACACCGTCGAAGCCGACCGGCGAGCCAAACTCGCCCGCCTGCGCGATGAGTTTCACATCGACCCCTACGGTCATCGCATCGACGGGCTCATCACCCTCGCCGCCGCCCGCGACCGCTACGACGCACAAGCCGATGAAGCCCACAAAGCCGACGCGGCCAGCGATCAGCGCCCCGTCGTGAAAATCGCCGGCCGGGTCATGCTGCGTCGCGAGATGGGCAACCTCATCTTCATGACCCTGCGCGACGCCACCGCCGACGTGCAGGTCGCCATCAGCAAAAAGTCCGTCGCCCCCGACGCCTTCAAGCTCGCCAAGCTCACCGACCTTTCCGATCAGATCGTCGTCGCCGGCCCCCTCGCCAAAACCAAGACCGGCGAAATCACCGTCTGGGCCAGCGGCGACGACGGGTTCGTCATCGCCGCCAAGTCGCTCGCCCCGCCGCCGGAGAAATGGCACGGGCTCACCGATCCCGAGCAGCGCTACCGCAAGCGGTATGTCGATCTGTACGTCAACCCCGACGTGATGGCGACGATGCAGAAGCGCATCGCCATCATCGAGGAGATGCGCCAGTTTTTGCGCAGCCGGGGGTTCCTCGAAGTCGAGACGCCGATGATGCAGCCCCTCGCCGGCGGCGCCGCCGCCCGGCCGTTCGTGACGCATCACAATGCCCTCGACATCCCGCTCTACCTGCGCATCGCGCCCGAACTGTACCTCAAGCGCCTCCTCGTCGGCGGATTTCCCAAGGTCTTTGAGATCAACCGCAACTTCCGCAACGAAGGCATCAGCCCCCGCCACAACCCCGAGTTCACCATGCTCGAGGCCTACGAAGCGTTCGGGTCATGGGAAACCATGGCCGACCTCGTCGAAGAGATGGTCACGACGGTTGCGCAGAAAGTGCTCGGCACGCTGATCATCGAGCACAAGGATGCGGATGGCAATGTCGCGAAGACGATCAATCTGACAAGACCGTGGCGGCGCGTGCGGATGGTCGATCTTGTCGAAGAGCGGACGGGATGGAAGTTTGACAAGCAGGCGCTCTCGGCCGAGCAGATCGATCAGCTTCGCGCATCCAACCCCGGCAAGGATTTGAAGCTCGACGGCACGCCGGCCGAGCAGCTTGTCGAAGTCTACGAAAAGGTCATCGAACACACGCTCATTGATCCGTGTTTCGTCACGCATGTGCCGAGTGTGGTGATTCCGCTGGCGAAGGAGAACAGGGATGATCCGTTCTTCGCGGATGTGTATGAGCTGGCGATCAACGGGCAGGAGATCAGCCCGGGGTATTCGGAGCTGAACGATCCGGATGTGCAGGAGCGGCACTTCCGCCATCAGGTCGGCGACAAGGACGAGCAGCAGAAGGTCGACGAGGATTTCCTCGAAGCCCTGCGCGTCGGCATGCCGCCGGCGGGAGGCATGGGCTTAGGGATCGACCGCCTCGTCATGATGCTCACCGGCGCGGCGAGCATCCGCGACGTGATCCTCTTCCCCCTGATGCGCCCGCAAGGGTGA
- a CDS encoding glucose 1-dehydrogenase produces the protein MSANYKNKVVVVTGASKGIGAEIARQFGAAGASVVVNYSSSKAGADKVVDAIQAAGGKAVAVQANLAVEADVRKLFAETKKAFGRVDVLVNNAGIYDMQPLENITADSFHNQFNLNVLGLLFASQEAAKLMSDGGSIVNISSIVAVYTPPASAVYSATKAAVNAITSVLAKELGPKKIRVNAVNPGLVETEGTTSLGLVEGDFHKMYEQQAPLGRIGAPGDIAPAVMFLASPDASWVTGETLYVGGGFK, from the coding sequence ATGAGTGCCAACTACAAGAACAAAGTCGTCGTCGTCACGGGAGCGTCCAAAGGGATCGGGGCGGAGATCGCCCGGCAGTTCGGAGCGGCCGGGGCGAGCGTGGTCGTGAACTACAGCTCGTCCAAGGCCGGGGCGGACAAGGTGGTGGACGCCATTCAGGCCGCCGGCGGCAAGGCCGTCGCGGTGCAGGCGAACCTCGCTGTCGAAGCCGACGTCCGCAAGCTCTTCGCCGAAACCAAGAAGGCGTTCGGCCGGGTCGACGTGCTCGTCAACAACGCGGGCATCTACGACATGCAGCCCCTGGAGAATATCACCGCCGATAGCTTCCACAACCAGTTCAACCTCAACGTGCTGGGCCTGCTCTTCGCCTCGCAGGAGGCGGCGAAGCTGATGAGCGATGGCGGGAGCATCGTGAACATCAGTTCGATCGTGGCGGTCTACACGCCGCCGGCTTCAGCGGTGTACAGCGCGACGAAGGCGGCGGTCAACGCCATCACCAGCGTGCTGGCGAAGGAGCTTGGCCCGAAGAAGATTCGCGTCAACGCCGTGAACCCCGGGCTGGTCGAGACGGAGGGGACGACGTCGCTGGGGCTGGTCGAAGGCGACTTCCACAAGATGTATGAACAGCAGGCCCCGCTCGGCCGCATCGGCGCGCCCGGCGACATCGCCCCGGCCGTGATGTTCCTCGCCTCGCCCGATGCGAGCTGGGTCACCGGCGAAACGCTCTACGTCGGCGGGGGATTCAAATGA
- a CDS encoding ATP-binding cassette domain-containing protein, whose protein sequence is MSKKSDNTILHATNLHKRYRMGHEELHVLRGVDLSVKRGEWLCILGASGSGKSTLLHLLGGLDTPDQGDVLFEGEDLYELSTWRRDRFRNRHVGFVFQFYHLLPELNVLENTLISTMVSMALPRWFGHSRMEKEKARSLLAKLGLTERLKHRPKELSGGERQRVAIARALINGPQVLLADEPTGNLDRATGTRIMELLTELHDEGQTIVMVTHDQSVADRADRVLKLELGKLV, encoded by the coding sequence ATGAGTAAGAAATCCGACAACACGATTCTGCATGCGACGAATCTGCACAAGCGCTATCGCATGGGGCATGAGGAACTGCATGTCTTGCGCGGCGTGGACCTGAGCGTGAAGCGCGGGGAGTGGCTATGCATCCTCGGCGCCTCGGGGTCGGGCAAGAGCACGCTGCTGCATCTGCTCGGCGGGCTCGACACGCCGGACCAGGGCGATGTGCTTTTCGAGGGCGAGGACCTGTATGAGCTTTCCACATGGCGGCGGGACCGGTTCCGCAATCGGCATGTGGGTTTCGTGTTTCAGTTTTATCATCTGCTGCCGGAGCTGAATGTTCTGGAGAACACGCTCATCAGCACGATGGTGAGCATGGCCCTGCCGCGCTGGTTCGGGCACAGCCGAATGGAGAAGGAGAAGGCACGGTCGCTGCTCGCGAAGCTCGGTCTGACCGAGCGGCTCAAGCATCGGCCCAAGGAGTTGTCAGGCGGTGAGCGGCAGCGCGTGGCGATCGCGCGTGCGCTGATCAACGGGCCGCAGGTCTTGCTGGCCGACGAGCCGACGGGCAACCTTGACCGCGCGACGGGCACGCGGATCATGGAGCTTCTGACCGAGCTTCACGACGAGGGGCAGACGATCGTGATGGTCACGCACGACCAGAGCGTCGCGGACCGGGCGGATCGGGTGTTGAAGTTGGAGTTGGGGAAATTGGTTTGA
- a CDS encoding FtsX-like permease family protein has product MYKLLLTFRYLRRKLIPVFALGAVTLCTAMVIIVISVMGGFLDLVRNAGHTVMGDVSLYAGLGGFPQYDQIMAEINKLPEAKASTPIIIAYGLLKIGDRIKEVQVYGIDGAGYDAVTSYRKTLYWTPKRFETRDEYGELIYDSVKQLYKDRDPVGAAIAMKPAWEPVADRPAMVTGIEVSPYNIRMHDGSYRFSPAIVGAQLTLTVLPVTEKGGVIEPAVDQFVVINEFNSGVYDVDSHRVFVPFDAAQRMMVMDAADRVDPEHPTKIIGKIPARCTEIHVKAADGVSANQLCIAVQAAYKKFSETHKESLPWMMMSISTWEQRQAAFLSAVENEKGLMTVLFGIISIVAVVMIGVIFYMIVLEKTRDIGILRAIGASRSGVASIFLSFGLAIGTIGAAMGAGIAYLIVTYINEIHAWLGATFGIVIWDRSVYFFDRIPSHINPREAIVIVLVAIVSSVIGAALPAIKAARVDPVESLRYE; this is encoded by the coding sequence ATGTACAAACTGCTCCTGACATTCCGCTACCTTCGCCGCAAGCTCATTCCGGTGTTTGCATTGGGGGCGGTGACGCTTTGCACGGCGATGGTGATCATCGTCATCAGCGTCATGGGGGGCTTTCTCGATCTGGTGCGCAATGCGGGGCACACCGTCATGGGCGATGTGTCGCTGTATGCGGGGCTGGGCGGGTTTCCGCAGTATGACCAGATCATGGCGGAGATCAACAAGCTGCCGGAGGCGAAGGCGTCGACGCCGATCATCATTGCCTACGGGCTTTTGAAGATCGGGGACCGGATCAAGGAAGTGCAGGTGTACGGGATCGACGGGGCGGGTTACGACGCGGTGACGAGCTATCGCAAGACGCTGTACTGGACGCCCAAGCGGTTTGAGACGCGCGATGAGTATGGCGAGCTGATTTACGACAGCGTCAAGCAGCTTTACAAGGATCGCGATCCGGTGGGGGCGGCGATTGCGATGAAGCCGGCGTGGGAGCCGGTGGCGGACAGGCCGGCGATGGTGACGGGGATCGAGGTCAGTCCGTACAACATCCGCATGCACGACGGGTCGTATCGGTTTTCGCCGGCGATCGTCGGAGCGCAGTTGACGCTGACGGTGCTGCCGGTGACGGAGAAGGGGGGCGTGATCGAGCCGGCGGTGGATCAGTTCGTGGTGATCAATGAATTCAACAGCGGGGTGTACGATGTGGACAGCCACCGGGTGTTCGTGCCGTTCGATGCGGCGCAGCGGATGATGGTGATGGACGCGGCGGATCGGGTCGATCCGGAGCATCCGACGAAGATCATCGGCAAAATTCCCGCCCGCTGCACGGAGATTCACGTCAAGGCGGCGGACGGGGTCAGCGCGAATCAGCTCTGCATCGCGGTGCAGGCGGCGTACAAGAAATTTTCGGAGACGCACAAGGAATCGCTCCCGTGGATGATGATGAGCATCAGCACGTGGGAGCAGCGGCAGGCGGCATTTTTGTCGGCGGTCGAGAACGAGAAGGGGCTCATGACCGTGCTGTTCGGGATCATCTCGATCGTGGCGGTGGTGATGATCGGCGTGATCTTCTACATGATCGTCCTGGAAAAGACGCGCGACATCGGCATCCTGCGGGCGATCGGCGCGTCGCGCTCGGGCGTGGCGTCGATCTTCCTGAGTTTCGGTCTGGCCATCGGAACGATCGGCGCGGCGATGGGCGCGGGGATCGCCTACCTGATCGTGACGTACATCAACGAGATTCACGCCTGGCTCGGGGCGACGTTCGGCATTGTCATCTGGGACCGGAGCGTGTACTTCTTCGATCGCATCCCCAGCCACATCAATCCGCGCGAGGCGATCGTGATCGTCCTTGTCGCGATCGTATCGTCGGTGATCGGCGCGGCCCTGCCGGCGATCAAGGCGGCGCGCGTCGATCCGGTGGAGTCGTTGCGATATGAATAG
- the amt gene encoding ammonium transporter, protein MAEDAVAPAADAAAAAVAAAPAAAEAAAEPVKMLPQSTADIMWLCLTAFLVFFMQAGFALVESGLTRAKNAINIMTKNLMDFCFGALLFWATGYALMFGTHGNSFIGWDSSLAFLGSATNGEAPATSAMWLFQIVFAATAATIVSGAMAERTKLISYVCYSIIISACIYPITGHWIWGGGWLQTMGMRDFAGSTVVHSVGAWASLAGAWLVGPRLGKYNADGTPNAIPGHNMVMAALGVFILWFGWYGFNPGSTLLAVDGVAHIAVTTTLAAAAGACSTLILTWIVQGKPDLSMTLNGTLAGLVAITAPCASVSTGSAVIIGLVAGVLVYYSCVFIERVVKIDDPVGAISVHGVCGAFGTLCVGLFGEAKIDVLYWTPDTAIKDGLFMGGGFAQLGTQLIGVGAVFAFTFVVTTIMFMALKATIGLRVSDAEQIEGLDLGEHNAECYPDFQPALAAHE, encoded by the coding sequence ATGGCTGAAGATGCCGTTGCCCCGGCTGCGGATGCTGCCGCCGCTGCGGTTGCAGCCGCACCGGCTGCCGCGGAGGCCGCGGCCGAGCCGGTCAAGATGCTGCCCCAGAGCACGGCCGACATCATGTGGCTGTGTCTGACCGCGTTCCTGGTGTTCTTCATGCAGGCGGGTTTCGCGCTGGTCGAATCCGGCCTGACCCGCGCCAAGAACGCCATCAACATCATGACCAAGAACCTGATGGACTTCTGCTTCGGCGCCCTGCTGTTCTGGGCGACGGGCTATGCCCTGATGTTCGGCACGCACGGCAACAGCTTCATCGGCTGGGACTCGTCGCTGGCCTTCCTGGGTTCGGCGACGAACGGTGAAGCGCCGGCGACCAGCGCGATGTGGCTCTTCCAGATCGTCTTCGCCGCGACTGCCGCGACGATCGTCTCGGGCGCCATGGCGGAACGCACCAAGCTCATCTCCTACGTCTGCTACTCGATCATCATCTCCGCCTGCATCTACCCCATCACCGGTCACTGGATCTGGGGCGGCGGCTGGCTGCAGACGATGGGCATGCGTGACTTTGCGGGCTCGACCGTCGTGCACTCCGTCGGTGCGTGGGCTTCCCTCGCCGGTGCCTGGCTCGTCGGCCCCCGTCTGGGCAAGTACAACGCCGACGGCACCCCGAATGCGATCCCCGGCCACAACATGGTCATGGCCGCGCTGGGCGTGTTCATCCTCTGGTTCGGCTGGTACGGGTTCAACCCTGGTTCGACCCTCCTCGCCGTCGACGGCGTGGCTCACATCGCCGTGACGACGACTCTCGCCGCCGCGGCCGGCGCCTGCTCCACCCTGATCCTCACCTGGATCGTTCAGGGCAAGCCCGACCTGTCCATGACCCTCAACGGCACCCTCGCGGGTCTGGTCGCCATCACTGCCCCGTGCGCCTCGGTGTCCACCGGCTCGGCCGTGATCATCGGCCTCGTCGCCGGCGTCCTCGTGTACTACTCCTGCGTGTTCATCGAACGCGTCGTCAAGATCGACGATCCCGTCGGCGCCATCAGCGTCCACGGCGTCTGCGGCGCTTTCGGCACCCTCTGCGTCGGCCTCTTCGGCGAAGCCAAGATCGACGTGCTGTACTGGACGCCCGATACCGCCATCAAGGACGGCCTGTTCATGGGTGGTGGTTTCGCTCAGCTTGGCACGCAGCTCATCGGCGTTGGCGCCGTCTTCGCCTTCACCTTCGTCGTAACCACGATCATGTTCATGGCTCTCAAGGCCACGATCGGCCTCCGCGTCTCCGACGCTGAGCAGATCGAAGGTCTGGATCTGGGCGAGCACAATGCCGAGTGCTACCCCGACTTCCAGCCCGCCCTCGCGGCCCACGAATAA
- a CDS encoding phosphatidylserine decarboxylase family protein, which translates to MLSPYGKPQTTIIAALGLAAFVAALIAHGWITAAIVFVVTLVLLAFFRDPNRTVPTMRGQVVAPADGRISSIHQLEHYEPLNGPAVCIRIFLSVLDVHVNRSPMHGRVVSITHKPGQHLNALKAESAELNESVTLVFNNPAHDLPVCVVRQVAGAIARRIVTGVAVGDILQRGQRFGLIKFGSTTELYLPHPDRVELRVQQGQYVYGGATVLAHVPSLADLADDAPDKPAQTTTPV; encoded by the coding sequence ATGCTCAGCCCCTACGGCAAACCGCAAACCACGATCATCGCCGCCCTCGGTCTCGCCGCCTTCGTCGCGGCATTGATCGCGCACGGGTGGATCACCGCCGCGATCGTGTTTGTCGTGACGCTCGTGCTGCTGGCGTTTTTCCGTGACCCCAACCGCACCGTGCCGACGATGCGCGGGCAGGTCGTCGCGCCCGCCGACGGACGCATCAGCTCGATTCATCAGCTCGAGCATTACGAGCCGCTCAACGGACCGGCCGTGTGCATCCGCATTTTTCTGTCCGTCCTCGATGTGCATGTCAACCGCTCCCCGATGCACGGTCGCGTCGTCAGCATCACCCACAAACCCGGCCAGCACCTCAACGCCCTCAAAGCCGAGTCCGCCGAACTCAACGAGTCCGTCACGCTCGTGTTCAACAATCCCGCGCACGATCTGCCTGTCTGCGTCGTCCGCCAAGTCGCCGGCGCCATCGCCCGACGCATCGTCACCGGCGTCGCCGTCGGCGACATCCTCCAGCGCGGCCAGCGCTTCGGCCTCATCAAATTCGGCTCCACCACCGAACTCTATCTCCCCCACCCCGATCGCGTCGAACTCCGCGTCCAGCAGGGCCAGTACGTCTACGGCGGCGCCACCGTCCTCGCCCACGTCCCCTCCCTCGCCGACCTCGCCGACGACGCCCCCGACAAACCCGCCCAGACAACCACCCCCGTTTAG
- a CDS encoding sialate O-acetylesterase, which yields MQKRFLSLMVMLLVAGAASAEVKLPSIFSSHMVLQRELPIAVWGTADAGEKVTVTLGKDSKTTAADAKGHWRVDLPARPASDTPAVLSVEGANKVTFDDVLVGEVWVCSGQSNMEFRVAQSTGGEKAIADSNHPMLRIFDVPRHITALEPQADAPGAWAVSSPDAVKGFTAVGYYFGLDLMEKLHVPIGLIGTNWGGTPAEAWTRYSALESESSLKPLLANWKKQQAGYDPAKAKKAYEDAMVKWKEAAAKAKAAGKGAPRQPGMQGEPSLNSHYPAAIYNGMLAPIIPYTIRGAIWYQGESNCSRAYQYRTIFSTMIKSWREDWSIDGNKDFPFYFVQIAPYSYGAPTADKPQYLPELWDAQTYAYTHLPNVGFAVTTDVATTNNIHPPNKQPVGERLARWALAKTYGWTDLVYTGPILDKVQFKDGKAIVHYLAGSAKGLKTADGKAPDNFVIAGADQKFVPAEAKIAGDTVIVWSDQVKDPKAVRFAPMNISTPNLFNAEGLPASPFRTDDWPQITQNSN from the coding sequence ATGCAAAAGCGTTTTCTGAGTCTGATGGTGATGCTGCTGGTCGCCGGTGCCGCCTCCGCCGAGGTCAAGCTTCCGTCGATCTTCTCCTCGCACATGGTGCTTCAGCGGGAATTGCCCATCGCGGTCTGGGGCACCGCCGACGCGGGTGAAAAAGTCACCGTGACCCTCGGCAAGGATTCCAAGACGACCGCCGCCGACGCCAAAGGTCATTGGCGCGTCGATCTGCCCGCCCGCCCCGCCTCCGACACGCCGGCCGTGCTGAGCGTCGAAGGCGCCAACAAGGTGACGTTCGACGATGTGCTCGTCGGCGAGGTGTGGGTCTGCTCCGGTCAGTCGAACATGGAGTTCCGCGTCGCGCAGTCGACCGGCGGAGAGAAGGCGATCGCCGATTCGAATCATCCGATGCTGCGCATTTTCGATGTGCCCCGTCACATCACCGCTCTGGAGCCGCAGGCCGACGCGCCGGGGGCGTGGGCGGTGTCGAGCCCCGACGCCGTCAAGGGGTTCACGGCCGTGGGCTACTACTTCGGGCTGGACCTCATGGAGAAACTGCATGTGCCGATCGGGCTCATCGGCACCAACTGGGGCGGCACGCCCGCAGAGGCATGGACCCGCTACTCCGCGCTCGAGTCCGAGTCGTCGCTCAAGCCGCTGCTTGCGAACTGGAAGAAGCAGCAGGCCGGTTACGACCCCGCCAAGGCGAAAAAAGCATACGAAGACGCGATGGTCAAATGGAAGGAAGCGGCGGCGAAGGCCAAGGCGGCGGGCAAAGGCGCGCCGCGCCAGCCGGGCATGCAGGGCGAACCTTCGCTCAATTCCCACTACCCCGCCGCGATCTACAACGGCATGCTCGCCCCGATCATTCCCTACACCATCCGCGGCGCCATCTGGTACCAGGGTGAATCCAACTGCTCCCGTGCCTATCAGTACCGCACGATCTTTTCGACGATGATCAAAAGCTGGCGCGAAGACTGGAGCATCGATGGCAACAAGGATTTCCCGTTCTACTTCGTGCAGATCGCGCCCTACAGCTACGGCGCGCCCACCGCTGACAAACCGCAGTATCTGCCCGAGCTTTGGGACGCGCAGACCTATGCCTACACGCATCTGCCCAATGTCGGATTCGCCGTGACGACGGATGTGGCGACGACCAACAACATCCATCCGCCCAACAAGCAGCCGGTCGGCGAGCGCCTCGCCCGATGGGCCCTGGCCAAGACCTATGGCTGGACCGACCTCGTCTACACCGGGCCGATTCTCGACAAGGTCCAGTTCAAGGATGGCAAGGCGATCGTGCACTACCTGGCCGGCTCCGCCAAGGGGCTCAAGACCGCCGACGGCAAAGCCCCCGACAATTTCGTCATCGCCGGGGCGGACCAGAAATTCGTCCCCGCCGAGGCGAAGATCGCCGGCGACACCGTCATCGTCTGGTCCGATCAGGTCAAGGACCCCAAGGCCGTACGCTTCGCGCCGATGAACATCTCGACGCCCAACCTTTTCAATGCCGAGGGCCTGCCCGCTTCGCCCTTCCGCACCGATGACTGGCCGCAGATCACGCAAAACAGCAACTAA
- a CDS encoding sterol desaturase family protein translates to MTDPRFIKLGLIVGVLATLWVLESIMPQYLGRRDRLRHDARNLALGFINAAVVALIFASALALVAQQQWGLLHRIVLPAWARWIVAFVMFDAWMYAWHVANHKLPWLWRFHRVHHTETEMDASSAMRFHIVEIALSSLARLAVVPVLGLTLEQLLVYECVLEPVILFHHSNVRVPDRVDRLMRWLIVTPWVHWVHHSDVQPETDSNYGSVFSFWDRLFGTFRRRDDPTTIRQGLDGADPTESRSLLAMLAAPFRRK, encoded by the coding sequence ATGACCGATCCGCGCTTCATCAAGCTGGGGCTGATCGTCGGCGTGCTGGCGACGCTCTGGGTGCTCGAATCGATCATGCCGCAATACCTCGGCCGGCGCGACCGGCTGCGGCACGATGCCCGCAATCTCGCGCTGGGTTTCATCAACGCCGCGGTGGTCGCGCTGATTTTCGCGTCGGCGCTCGCGCTGGTCGCGCAGCAGCAATGGGGCCTCTTGCATCGGATCGTACTGCCGGCGTGGGCGAGGTGGATCGTCGCATTTGTGATGTTCGATGCATGGATGTACGCGTGGCACGTCGCCAATCACAAGCTGCCGTGGCTTTGGCGGTTTCATCGCGTGCATCACACGGAAACTGAAATGGACGCCAGCTCCGCGATGCGCTTTCACATCGTCGAGATCGCGCTCTCGTCGCTGGCCCGGCTCGCGGTCGTGCCGGTGCTGGGGCTGACGCTCGAGCAGTTATTGGTGTACGAATGCGTGCTTGAGCCGGTGATTCTGTTTCATCATTCCAACGTGCGCGTGCCGGATCGGGTGGACCGGCTGATGCGCTGGCTGATCGTCACGCCGTGGGTGCATTGGGTCCATCACAGCGATGTGCAGCCGGAGACCGACTCGAACTACGGCTCGGTGTTCTCGTTCTGGGACCGCCTCTTCGGCACGTTCCGCCGCCGGGACGACCCGACGACGATCCGTCAGGGCCTCGACGGCGCGGACCCCACCGAATCGCGATCGCTTCTGGCCATGCTCGCCGCACCGTTCCGAAGAAAGTAG
- a CDS encoding GxxExxY protein, with protein MSREPFDVDKVAGPGERRLDHDAQTESVIGAAIEVHRILGPGFLESVYEMALVHELTIRRIAFARQVDVDIDYKGQTVGAGRLDFLVGGNLVVELKAVDTILPIHTAQVLSYLKATRKKTALLINFNVTTLKDGLRRISL; from the coding sequence ATGAGCCGGGAGCCCTTTGACGTGGATAAGGTTGCTGGGCCGGGTGAGCGTCGGCTTGATCATGATGCTCAGACGGAATCAGTCATCGGGGCAGCCATTGAAGTGCATCGCATTCTCGGGCCGGGCTTTTTAGAATCGGTCTATGAGATGGCGCTGGTGCATGAGTTAACCATCAGGCGGATCGCCTTTGCTCGTCAGGTCGATGTCGATATCGACTACAAGGGACAGACTGTTGGGGCTGGTCGATTGGATTTTCTTGTTGGCGGGAATCTCGTTGTTGAACTCAAGGCTGTCGATACGATATTGCCGATTCATACAGCACAGGTGTTGTCCTATCTGAAGGCAACACGGAAGAAGACCGCACTGCTCATCAACTTCAATGTCACGACACTCAAGGACGGCCTCCGCCGTATCTCGCTTTGA
- a CDS encoding helix-turn-helix domain-containing protein has translation MAKMFYTLEEAADKLGVPADHIKKMADEGKLQQFRDRDKLMFKREQVDEIFAMSRTVKIDGGEDEIRLSGDDPKKSETDTIDLISETSVEQPKDTQSLKSATATGISVFDADEVSAADPMAQTQITSSFVTDDEELSLESVGSGSGLLDLTRESDDTSLGAVELLEDIVPGGVDSDAKMGGGSGLQTLPGSSTGIFEGAGGAESAPSGLADLDTAPAYDAGAVGWVVEEDDPVGDGFGGGMLLGVFGVLVVVAIVAMTGVQGLIVDLTNALAEGNKDMTTGLMYYGGMAVACIIFALVGLFLGKARARG, from the coding sequence ATGGCAAAAATGTTCTACACGCTCGAGGAAGCCGCCGACAAGCTGGGCGTGCCCGCGGATCACATCAAGAAGATGGCCGATGAAGGCAAGCTTCAGCAGTTCCGCGATCGCGACAAGCTCATGTTCAAGCGCGAGCAGGTCGACGAGATTTTCGCCATGTCGCGCACCGTCAAGATCGACGGCGGCGAGGACGAAATCCGTCTCTCCGGCGACGATCCCAAAAAGAGCGAAACCGACACGATCGACCTGATCAGCGAAACGAGCGTCGAGCAGCCCAAGGATACGCAATCGCTCAAGAGCGCCACCGCGACGGGCATCAGCGTCTTCGACGCCGACGAAGTCTCAGCCGCCGACCCGATGGCGCAAACGCAGATCACCTCCAGTTTCGTCACCGATGATGAAGAGTTGTCCCTTGAATCGGTCGGGTCCGGCTCGGGCCTGCTCGATCTGACGCGCGAATCCGACGACACGAGTCTCGGAGCCGTCGAACTGCTCGAAGACATCGTGCCCGGCGGCGTGGACTCCGACGCCAAGATGGGCGGCGGGTCGGGCCTGCAAACCCTGCCCGGCTCGTCCACCGGCATCTTCGAAGGCGCCGGCGGCGCTGAAAGCGCCCCGTCCGGCCTCGCTGACCTGGACACCGCCCCGGCCTACGACGCCGGCGCGGTCGGATGGGTCGTCGAGGAAGACGATCCCGTCGGCGATGGGTTCGGCGGCGGCATGCTGCTGGGCGTCTTCGGCGTCCTCGTCGTCGTCGCCATCGTCGCCATGACCGGCGTGCAGGGACTCATCGTGGACCTGACCAACGCACTGGCCGAAGGCAACAAGGACATGACCACCGGACTGATGTACTACGGCGGAATGGCCGTCGCCTGCATCATCTTCGCCCTCGTCGGCCTGTTCCTCGGCAAGGCCCGCGCCCGCGGTTGA